A region of the Streptomyces durocortorensis genome:
CAGTTCTCGGCGGGTCATCGTCCAGGAGTCGGCCAGCGCCCAGCCGAACCGGGAGCCGCCCCCCTGCCCGGGGACCACCGTCGTCGTCGCCGCGCTCATGCCGCCACCTCCGCCTTCTCCGTACGCTGCTCACCCGCGGGCTGTCCGGTCAGGGACAGGAACGCCTCGTCCAGGGTCGGGCGGCGCACCGTGATGTCCTCCGCCTCGATACCCGCCTCCTCCAGCGCCCGTACGGTCCGGGTCAGGGCCGCCATCCGGTCCGGGGCGGGCGCACCGATCAGCCGCCGGTCGTGGTCGAGCGTCAGATCCGCGCCGCCGAGCAGCGCGGCCGCCTCCACCAGCCGGGACGCGTCGCGCAGGACCACGTCGATCCGGTCGCCGCCGACGCGGGCCTTCAGCTCGTCGGGGGTGCCCTCGGCGACGGCCCGGCCGCCGTCGATCAGCGAGATCCGGTCGGCCAGCTGGTCCGCCTCGTCCAGATACTGCGTGGTCAGCAGCACCGTGGTGCCGCCGCCGACCAGAGAGCGCACCGCTTCCCAGACCTCGGCCCGGCCGCGGGGGTCGAGCCCGGTCGTCGGCTCGTCCAGGAAGAGCACGTCCGGATCGGTGATCAGCGAGGCGGCCAGGTCGAGCCGCCTGCGCATCCCGCCGCTGTACTGCCTGACGGCCTTGCGGCCGGTGTCCGCGAGGCCGAACCGCTCCAGCAGTTCGTCGGCCCGGCTGCCCGCCCGGCGTGCGCCCAGGTGGTACAGCCGCCCGAACATCTCCAGGTTCTGCCGCCCGCCGAGCTGCTCGTCCACCGCCGCGTGCTGCCCGAGCAGCCCGATCCTGCGGCGCACCTCGCCCGCCCGCTCGCGGACGTCGAGCCCGGCCACGGCGACCCGGCCCGCGTCGTGGCGCAGCAGCGTCGACATGATCCGTACGGCGGTGGTCTTGCCCGCC
Encoded here:
- a CDS encoding ATP-binding cassette domain-containing protein, coding for MTEAIVMDGVHKRYGEKRALDGLDLVVGGGTVHGVLGPNGAGKTTAVRIMSTLLRHDAGRVAVAGLDVRERAGEVRRRIGLLGQHAAVDEQLGGRQNLEMFGRLYHLGARRAGSRADELLERFGLADTGRKAVRQYSGGMRRRLDLAASLITDPDVLFLDEPTTGLDPRGRAEVWEAVRSLVGGGTTVLLTTQYLDEADQLADRISLIDGGRAVAEGTPDELKARVGGDRIDVVLRDASRLVEAAALLGGADLTLDHDRRLIGAPAPDRMAALTRTVRALEEAGIEAEDITVRRPTLDEAFLSLTGQPAGEQRTEKAEVAA